CGATTCTCAATTCGGCAACGAAATCATAGGCATCGCCGCGATAGTGCGAGCGGGTGTACTCAACGACGCGCTGGTCTTCCAGGCGCGAGACGCGTTCGATCAGCAGCGCCGGCGCGCCTGATTTGACGTTCAGGATCGCCGCTGAGGACGGATCGAGCGTAACTGCGGTCAGCCGCTGCAGCGCACGTACGGGCTTGTGACCGTTGGCCGCCAGCGCATCATAGAGCGACCCCTCGCCGCCGGGATCGCCGCCTAAGAATTTGATCGGCACCACGGCGCGTTCGATCGCAAGCGGCAGGCCGTCGGCGAGACGCAGCCGGTCAAGCCTCAACACCGGCTCGTCGCCGCCAAGGCCCAGCAGGAAGGATTCTTCCGGCGACGGCGTATTGACCGCCCGCGACAAGATCCGCGCGGCTGGCAGACGCCCACGCGAACGCATGTCGGCGGAGAAGGAGGAAAGCCGCCAGAGCGACTGCTCCATACGCTCCACTCTGCTCGATACGAAGGTACCGCTTCCGTGGCGCGATTCCAGTGCACCTGAAGCCATCAGATCGCGATAGGCGGTGCGCACGGTGACACGGCCGAGCTTCAAGGCCTCGGCAAGGTCGCGCTCCCCTGGCAGCGCCGTGCCAGGCTTCAGCAGGCCTTCCTGAATAAGGCCGGTCAGCGCCTGCGCCAGCCGCTTATAGAGCGGGCCGGACAACGCCTCGTCACGCAGGCCGCGGTTGTTCAGTTCCGCTATCAGACTGGTTCTATCCATAAGCACACAATAGAACCTATCTAGAACCAATCCACAAGGCGGAATCGCACCCGGCCAAGAAAAAACCTCCCCGGAGACCGGAGAGGTTCATAGCGCTGATGCATGTCGCCCAGAAGGGCGCAGCGATTCCGGGATAACGACATGCATAAAAACAAAGGACTAAAGCGCGTCGCATGAATCAAATTTGATGCGACGCGCTTTAGAATTTGACAACCGTGCGTCCATAGAGCCGTGCGTCTGAAAAAGACGTCAGCTCTTGGTGAAGATATAGTCCGTCTCCTGGCGCAACACTTCGCCGGGGCGCAGCACCGCATTCGGGAAACCTTGGTGATTGACGGCATCCGGCCAGACCTGCGTCTCCAGGCAGAAGCCAGCAAACGGGCCGTACTTGCGCCCGCCGATGCCGGGAGCGCCGGTATCCAGTTTGAAACCGGCATAGAACTGCACGCCCGGCTCGGTGCTGCGCACTTCCAGCGACACACCGGAATACAGGCTGCGGGCAAGCGCGACGCTGCGCTTGGCGGTGCGCTCGCCGGACAGGCAAAAATTATGGTCGTACAAGGCCTGTTCGCTGCCGACGAAACGCTTCATCGGCGCCATCTCGCGGAAATCGAATTCCGTGCCCTCGACGGAACGGATCTCGCCGGTCGGCACCTGTTTCTCGTCGGTCGGCAGATAGTGGTCGGCAGCGATCATGATGTCGTGGCCAAGCGCATCTTCACGGCCGTCGAGATTGAAATAGGCGTGCTGGCAGACATTGGCGAGCGTCGGCTGGTCGCTGGTCGATTCATAGATCACCGACAGTTCGCCGTTGCCGTGCACCCAGAAGGTTGCCTGGATGGTGCAATTGCCGGGATAGCCGGCGCGGCCATCGGGATCGACAATCTTCAGCACCACCCGGTCGACCTCATGCTCGACGACCGTCCAGTTGCGTTTGGCGATATTGTCGCTGCCGCCATGCAGATGGGTGACGCCATTTTCGTTCAGCTCGAGCTGGCAGTCCTTGCCGTCGAGCGTGAAGGCGCCGCCACCGACACGGTTGGCGCAGCGGCCCGGCGTCGCGCCAAAATAGGCCGAATGGAGCGGGTAGCTGTCAAAATCGTCGAAACCGAGCTGCAGTGGGGCCTCATGTCCCTTAAGACGCAGATCCTGGATGACCGCGCCCCAGGTGATGATCTTGGCCGTCAGCCCGCCGCCCTTGATCTCGACGCGATAGACGGTCTCGCCTGCCTTCGTCTGCCCGAAAACTTCCCGCTCCAACTTATCCGACATGATCGACCGTCCATTCTCATTCAAAGTTTTTCAGCGTTGTGCGTCACAAAGACCCACAACGCTTTCGGTTTCAGGAGCGGAACCTGCCCGCATTTGCTCCAAACCGCAACCGGTCGGATCAGAAGAAACGCCCCGGCATCGGCCGAGGTGCAGTCCGACGCTTCAGAGGTCCGTGCCGATCTCCTCCACATCAAAGGGGGTCGTCTGGTAGATCTCGTTGATCCAGTTGCCGAACAGGAGATGCGCATGGCTGCGCCAGCGGTTCTGCGGCGTCAGCGCCGGATCATTATGCGGGAAGTAGTTGTGCGGCATCTTGATCGGCACGCCGGCGTTGACGTCGCGGAAATACTCGTCGGAAAGCGACGTGGAATCATATTCGACATGATTGAACATGTAGAGCCGCCGCCCCCTCCTTTCGTGCACGAGGCAGACACCCATCTCGCCTGATTCCATCAGGATCTCCAGGCTTTCGGATGGCTCGATATCGGCGCGGCGCACCTCGGTCCAACGCGACACTGGCACCTCGAAATTGTCGGAAAAGCCGTTGAGATAGATGGAGGATGGCTTCAGGTTCCGGTGGCGGTAGATGCCGAAGGCCTTTTCTTTCAACTCGTATTTCGGAACACCGTGGAAATGATAGATCGCCGCCATCGCGCCCCAGCAGACGTTCATCGTCGAATGCACGTTCGTTTCCGTCCAGTCGAGAATCTGCTGCATTTCCGGCCAATAGGTGACGTCTTCATAGGGCAAAAGCTCGATCGGCGCCCCGGTGATGATGAAACCGTCGAACTTGCGGTGCTTCACTTCCTCCCAGGTCTGGTAGAAGGCGAGCAGATGATCTTCGGACGTGTTCTTCGCCTTGTGGCCGCCGATGCGGATCAGCGACAGCTCGACCTGCAGTGGCGAGGCGCCGACGAGTCGGGCCATCTGTAGTTCGGTCTTGATCTTGTTCGGCATAAGGTTGAGCAGCCCGATCTGCAGCGGTCGGATATCCTGACGGATCGCCAACGTCTCGGTCATCACCCGCACACCCTCTTGAACCAGGGTTTCGAAGGCGGGCAGCGTATCGGGGATCTTGATGGGCATTGCGGTCACTCGATCAAAAAAACAAAAAACCGGCGGCGAAAAAAATCGCTACCGGTCCGCACGCGGCCCTTTAGCGACTTTTTTAACGTGGCTGCAAGCCGGCCGGCCAAATCACCACGGAGCTTTAATTAGCCCCAGTCGGACCGCGAATCAACTGCCGAATGCACGCAGGAGCGATGCATGCAAGCATCATCACAGTTTAATGACTGATAGAATCTGTTGATAGACCGGTAACGCCACCATGTTAATAATGGTAAGCATGGGCGATGTTGGAAAAGCGTAATGGCAGATAAGATCGAGGGGAGGCCGGGCATCCGAAGGCACGATAGGGTGGGGTATGATCTCAGCCTGACGAATCGCCTCGGGGTTATGTTCTCCGCATTCTGGAATTCGCAAGTGCGTGGCAAGGTGCTGTTTCTGGCGACCGTGCTGATCCTCGTCATCCTGTTGACGTCCTACGGCCAGGTCATCCTCAATCAGTGGAATGCTCCCTTCTACGACTCGCTGGAGCGCCGCGATCTCGGTGAATTCTTCCACCAGCTCGAAATCTTCGCGATGATCGCCGGCACGCTGCTGCTGCTCAACGTGCTGCAGGCATGGCTGAATCAGATGACCGCGCTCTATATGCGCGAGGGCCTATCGCGCGACCTCGTCGATCAGTGGCTGAAGCGCAAGCGGGCACTGCGGCTTGCTTCGAGCGGTCTGATCGGCGTCAATCCGGACCAGCGCCTGCATGAGGATTCCCGCAACCTCGCCGAAAGCACGACAGGGCTCGTTCTCGGCCTGCTGCAGTCGACCATTCTTCTGGTGAGCTTCATCGGCGTGCTCTGGGAGCTTTCCAGCGGCTTCATCTTCCACATCAGCGGCCACAGCTTCTCCATTCCCGGCTACATGGTCTGGGCGGCGATTTTCTACGCCGCCTCCGCCTCGGTGCTGAGCCAGGTCGTCGGCCGCAAACTGGTCAAGCTGAATGCCGACCGCTTCTCGAAGGAGGCCGAGCTTCGCTTCACGTTGATGCACGCCAACGAGAACATGCCGGCGATCACCGTCGCCCGCGGCGAGGAGAATGAGCGCCGGCGCATCAACACCGACATCAGCTCGGTACTGAGAGTCGTCAAGCGGCTCGCCATGGCCAATACCAACCTCACCTGGGTT
This Rhizobium sp. NZLR1 DNA region includes the following protein-coding sequences:
- the metA gene encoding homoserine O-succinyltransferase — its product is MPIKIPDTLPAFETLVQEGVRVMTETLAIRQDIRPLQIGLLNLMPNKIKTELQMARLVGASPLQVELSLIRIGGHKAKNTSEDHLLAFYQTWEEVKHRKFDGFIITGAPIELLPYEDVTYWPEMQQILDWTETNVHSTMNVCWGAMAAIYHFHGVPKYELKEKAFGIYRHRNLKPSSIYLNGFSDNFEVPVSRWTEVRRADIEPSESLEILMESGEMGVCLVHERRGRRLYMFNHVEYDSTSLSDEYFRDVNAGVPIKMPHNYFPHNDPALTPQNRWRSHAHLLFGNWINEIYQTTPFDVEEIGTDL
- a CDS encoding GntR family transcriptional regulator: MDRTSLIAELNNRGLRDEALSGPLYKRLAQALTGLIQEGLLKPGTALPGERDLAEALKLGRVTVRTAYRDLMASGALESRHGSGTFVSSRVERMEQSLWRLSSFSADMRSRGRLPAARILSRAVNTPSPEESFLLGLGGDEPVLRLDRLRLADGLPLAIERAVVPIKFLGGDPGGEGSLYDALAANGHKPVRALQRLTAVTLDPSSAAILNVKSGAPALLIERVSRLEDQRVVEYTRSHYRGDAYDFVAELRIGDDL
- a CDS encoding aldose epimerase family protein: MSDKLEREVFGQTKAGETVYRVEIKGGGLTAKIITWGAVIQDLRLKGHEAPLQLGFDDFDSYPLHSAYFGATPGRCANRVGGGAFTLDGKDCQLELNENGVTHLHGGSDNIAKRNWTVVEHEVDRVVLKIVDPDGRAGYPGNCTIQATFWVHGNGELSVIYESTSDQPTLANVCQHAYFNLDGREDALGHDIMIAADHYLPTDEKQVPTGEIRSVEGTEFDFREMAPMKRFVGSEQALYDHNFCLSGERTAKRSVALARSLYSGVSLEVRSTEPGVQFYAGFKLDTGAPGIGGRKYGPFAGFCLETQVWPDAVNHQGFPNAVLRPGEVLRQETDYIFTKS